In the Candidatus Chlamydia sanziniae genome, ATTGTTTTCTCTATGGTGGATGGAGATGCTCGTGCTGGGGCAGTACTTTCAATCAAGAGTGTTTTAGGGAAACCAATTAAGTTTGAAGGGTGCGGAGAAAGAATTCAAGATTTTCGTGCATTTAATCCTGAATCTATGTCTGATCGTATTCTTGGAATGGGGGATACCATAAATTTTGTTGATGAAATGCGTCAATGCATTTCTGAAAAAGAAAACGAAGAGCTCAATAAAAAATTGGTGGAAGCTACGTTTACTTATGAAGATTATTATAAGCAGATGCAGGCTTTTCGTCGTATGGGACCGCTACGGAAGCTTTTAGGGATGATGCCAGGGTTTCATAATACTAAGCCTAGTGAGAAGGAATTGGTGGATTCTGAGGAACATATGAAAAAAACAGAAGCAATAATTCTCTCCATGACTCTTGCAGAGAGAAGGGAGGAGGTGATTCTGGATATGAGTCGTATGAAACGGATTGCTTTTGGTTGTGGTCTGACTCTAGGAGAAGTGAATCAGTTTCGTAAACGTATGACGCAATCGAAAAAATTTTTTAAAGGTATGACTAAGAAGAGGATGGAACAAATGAGCAAGAAAATGTCAGGAGGCAATTCGTGGCGCTAAAAATTCGTTTAAGACAGCAAGGGCGTAGGAATCACGTGGTTTATAGGTTGGTACTCGCAGATGTTAGGTCGCCTCGTGACGGTAAATATATTGAGCTATTGGGTTGGTATAATCCGCATAGTGCAGTAAATTATCAGCTAAAAAGTGAGCGAATTTTTTATTGGTTAACACGAGGAGCAGAGCTGACTGAAAAAGCCGAAGCTTTAGTAAAACAAGGAGCTCCCGGTGTATATACCGAACTGATTTCTAAAAAAGAAGCTCGTAAAGTGGTTGTGCGTAACAAACGTCGCATTTATCGTCAGCGTCGCGCATTAAAACGATCAGAAGCAGCGAAAGCTTCTACTACGAATTAAGGTTGTGAATTTGGGATGGAGATTGACATACTTTCTTTATTCCCAGACTATTTTAATAGTCCTTTAGAGACCAGTATACTTGGTAAAGCGATTAAGCAAGGCATACTGAGTATAGGGATTAAAAATCTGCGTGATTTTGGATTTGGAAAGTGGAAGCAAGTAGACGACACTCCTTTTGGTGGTGGGGGCATGCTTTTAATGGCAGAGCCTTTAGTGCGAGCAATTAGAAGTATAAAAAAAAACGATTCTAGAGTGGTATATCTATCTCCACAAGGCACTTTGTTAACTGCCGCAAAAAGTCGTCAACTTGCTCAGTTCCCCCATTTAATTTTACTCTGCGGTCACTATGAGGGTATCGATGAGCGTGTTATAGATAGTGAAGTAGACGAGGAGATTAGCATAGGCGATTATGTGGTAACTAATGGTGGAATCGCAGCTCTTGTTCTCATCGACGCTATATCTCGATTTGTTCCTGGTGTACTGGGAAATCAAGCGAGTGCAGAAAGTGATTCTTTGGAAAACGGTTTGTTAAAAGGACCTCAATATACACGTCCTCGGGTTTTTGAAGGGCATCAAGTTCCTGAAGTCTTATTCCAAGGTAATCATAAAGCAATGGCCGAATGGAGACAGCGCGAAAGTCTAAAAAGGACACAGGTTAGACGCCCAGATTTGTATCTTCGTTATCTTTACCACCATTCACAGGATAACGTACAAAATGAATTGAGTAGGAATCCTCTATCACACACTTCAAGTTGGGGACAAGCAGCAATTGTTTTGGAAGTTAATAAAGTAAAGCGAGCGAAGCATTTTTATTGTAAGGTTTTTAATTTATGTGAATCATTGGAAGGAGAAGAGAACACACTTTCTCTTCCTGATGAAAACAAAACTCAATTATGGTTGTGGGAAGTTGGAAGAAAAGAAAAAGGTTTTATTACAATGTCGTTTTTCTTTTATTATGAAGCAGATTTTTTCAACTTTTTAAAGAGATGGGAATTATGTGGCGGAGCTGTACACGAGAAACAAGCAAGTCCTCAGGGCACCCTGTTAGTAATGGCACAGGATCTTGACGGGCATACTTGGGTGTTTTCTCAAAAGAATAAGACAGAAGAACAAAGAAGGGCATTTAGGTGATGTTATGGGGAACTTACTTGAGGAATTAGAACAACAACAGTGTAGAAGTGATCTCCCGGATTTTCATGTTGGTGATACTATCCGGTTAGCTACGAAGATTTCTGAAGGAGGCAAGGAGAGAGTCCAGGTATTTCAAGGGACGGTAATGGCGCGTCGAGGTGGAGGAGCTGGAGAGACAGTATCTCTACATCGTGTTGCTTATGGAGAAGGCATGGAGAAGAGTTTCTTGCTTAATAGTCCTAAGATTGTAAGTATTGAGATAGTCAAACGTGGTAAGGTAGCTAGAGCTCGTCTATATTATTTAAGAGGAAAAACAGGAAAAGCTGCCAAGGTAAGAGAGTACGTAGGTCCGCGATCTTCGAAGAAATAATTCTGCTTATTTAACCCTGTGACACTTATATGAATGTTCCTATCGATGAAAATGAAATCCGCCATTTTTTTTCGATGACAGTTTTTGAAAGAGAAGTTACTACCCAAGGTTTTGATATAATCGCAGGAGTAGATGAAGTAGGGCGAGGCCCTCTTGCAGGTCCTGTGGTTGCTGCTGCGTGTGTCTTACCTAAAAATAAGATATTTGTAGGTTTGAATGATAGTAAAAAATTAACTTCTAAACAAAGAGCTACCGTTTGTAAGGCTTTAATTAGTGATCCCGAAGTTTCTTACGGTATTGGTGAAGTTTCTGTAGAAAGAATTGATGCAATTAATATTTTAGAGGCCACTAAAGAGGCTATGATTCAGGCTATAGTCGCTTTGTCTGTGTCACCGAATTTTCTTTTGGTAGATGGTTTAGACCTTTTTCTTAAGCTCCCCTCTAAAAAGATTATAGGAGGAGATGCTAAATCGGCATCGATAGCCGCGGCTTCTATTTTGGCAAAGGAGTACCGGGATAATTTAATGCGAGAGTTACACACGCTCTATCCCCACTATGGCTTCGATAAGCATAAAGGATACGGAACTGCTAGGCATTTAGCAGCGTTACGTACTTATGGCCCATGTATTTGTCATAGAAAAAGTTTTTCGCCTATCAAGCAAATGTGTGTTATTCTATGAAGAATTCACAAGTTCAGAGGCCTTTTTCTCCCGACCACCCGCAATGTTTCCCTAAGCTTTTTACTATTAGTGCTCCAGCAGGAGCAGGGAAGACAACTTTGATACGCATGTTGGAAGAAGAGTTTTCTCATGCTTTTGTCAAGACAACATCGGTCACTACACGGCAGCCTCGTCAAGGAGAGATCCCCGGTAAGGATTATCATTTTGTTTCCAAAGATGTATTTGAGAAGCTTTTGCATAAAGAAGATTTCCTTGAATGGATCTTTCTTTTTGGACAGTACTATGGGACGAGTGCACAAGAAATTGAAAAGATATGGCAACTAGGGAAACACGCAATTGCGATTATTGATGTTCAAGGTGCTTTGGCTATCCGCTGTAAAATGATGAGTGTAGCCATTTTTATTGCCCCCCCTTCTCATGAAGAGTTAGCAAGACGATTAACTGCTAGGGGATCTGAAGAGGGAGTCCAAAGAAAAGCACGGTTAGAACATAGTCCGGAAGAGTTGGCAGTGGCTCATCAGTTTGATTATATCATTATTAATGATGTATTAGATCGGGCTTATGCAGTTTTAAAAAGTATTTTTATAGCAGAAGAACATAGGAACACATTATGACGAAACAAGATCGTTTCACCAATGAACATTTAAATAAATTTTTTGAAAATCCTTTTAGTTTAGTGAACTATGCAATTAAGCAGGCAAAGATTAAAATTACTAAAGGTGATGTACGCTCTTCTAATGTTGCTATTGAGACTCTTCTTTTATTAGATAGAGAAGATATTCAGATAGAGCTTATTGAAGAAACCCCACCCTCTCCCTCTCCTGCGATTGAGAAAAAACGCTCAGAGAACAGCAACACAAGGAAAAAAGATCTATCTGCCTATTCTTGGAGTAACGTTAAATAATGCCTACCCGTGTTTTGATTACTTCAGCATTGCCTTATGCAAACGGTCCTTTACATTTTGGCCACATCACGGGAGCTTATCTGCCCGCGGATGCTTATGCGAGGTTCCGTAGGTTGCTGGGTGATGAAGTTCTCTATATCTGTGGCTCCGATGAATACGGGATAGCAATTACTTTAAATGCGGATCGAATGGATTTAGAGTATCAAGAGTACGTGGATATCTATCATAAGTTACATAAAGATACCTTTGATAAATTGCACTTCTCCTTCGATTTTTTTTCTCGAACTACAAATCCTTTTCATCAAGATATAGTGCAAGATTTTTATAACCAGTTGCTT is a window encoding:
- a CDS encoding 30S ribosomal protein S16; amino-acid sequence: MALKIRLRQQGRRNHVVYRLVLADVRSPRDGKYIELLGWYNPHSAVNYQLKSERIFYWLTRGAELTEKAEALVKQGAPGVYTELISKKEARKVVVRNKRRIYRQRRALKRSEAAKASTTN
- the trmD gene encoding tRNA (guanosine(37)-N1)-methyltransferase TrmD; its protein translation is MEIDILSLFPDYFNSPLETSILGKAIKQGILSIGIKNLRDFGFGKWKQVDDTPFGGGGMLLMAEPLVRAIRSIKKNDSRVVYLSPQGTLLTAAKSRQLAQFPHLILLCGHYEGIDERVIDSEVDEEISIGDYVVTNGGIAALVLIDAISRFVPGVLGNQASAESDSLENGLLKGPQYTRPRVFEGHQVPEVLFQGNHKAMAEWRQRESLKRTQVRRPDLYLRYLYHHSQDNVQNELSRNPLSHTSSWGQAAIVLEVNKVKRAKHFYCKVFNLCESLEGEENTLSLPDENKTQLWLWEVGRKEKGFITMSFFFYYEADFFNFLKRWELCGGAVHEKQASPQGTLLVMAQDLDGHTWVFSQKNKTEEQRRAFR
- the rplS gene encoding 50S ribosomal protein L19 → MGNLLEELEQQQCRSDLPDFHVGDTIRLATKISEGGKERVQVFQGTVMARRGGGAGETVSLHRVAYGEGMEKSFLLNSPKIVSIEIVKRGKVARARLYYLRGKTGKAAKVREYVGPRSSKK
- a CDS encoding ribonuclease HII; this translates as MNVPIDENEIRHFFSMTVFEREVTTQGFDIIAGVDEVGRGPLAGPVVAAACVLPKNKIFVGLNDSKKLTSKQRATVCKALISDPEVSYGIGEVSVERIDAINILEATKEAMIQAIVALSVSPNFLLVDGLDLFLKLPSKKIIGGDAKSASIAAASILAKEYRDNLMRELHTLYPHYGFDKHKGYGTARHLAALRTYGPCICHRKSFSPIKQMCVIL
- the gmk gene encoding guanylate kinase, encoding MKNSQVQRPFSPDHPQCFPKLFTISAPAGAGKTTLIRMLEEEFSHAFVKTTSVTTRQPRQGEIPGKDYHFVSKDVFEKLLHKEDFLEWIFLFGQYYGTSAQEIEKIWQLGKHAIAIIDVQGALAIRCKMMSVAIFIAPPSHEELARRLTARGSEEGVQRKARLEHSPEELAVAHQFDYIIINDVLDRAYAVLKSIFIAEEHRNTL